The Ictalurus punctatus breed USDA103 chromosome 6, Coco_2.0, whole genome shotgun sequence DNA segment atattgcactattaaatatgatgacggtggacgagaccaggaatatgctcagctttgggaagacatggaacagggacaagtaatggacattaaaaccatggaaataataagcggcccacagggagtggcggTTATGATCAAGCTCCCAGAGAGAATCActaactggtatcagctggaagggacagcgccccatgtcacactcatggtcaccaaaggcctTGAACCGGAAGATGTAGGGTCAATGATAGGGCAGGCGAAAGAAGTAaaagagtggaagccaactaccaatccGTCTCTGCACAAGTCacctgatggaaagtttgtgcgaatctcaATAACAGCAGTTGACAccgccgtggccactagtgtctgcatatgcacgagCATGGACCAAAGTGGTTTgcaaatggcagttaaggcagcaaaagatcaggacaatgaggaaatactgaaaactgttccagaacagctatggacaaaacatccaACCGACGTAGGGTTTGTTAAATCTGCCgacctagctcagattaaggtaaaagagaatgcaaggttgccctacctgaaacagtatccgttgtcagcgcaagctagagaaggcatacggcccacaatacacggattggtagaggccggagtGCTAATCTCCATGTGAAGTCAGTGCAATACtcccatttttccagttagaaaacctgactcagagaagtggaggctagtacatgatttgcgtgctattaaccaaatCGTGATACCtgaaacaccagtagtgccagacccacacaccctattgtcgaacattccagaagggaccaaatggtatactgtcatagacttatgctcagcattttttagcgtgccactgcacccagactcacagcacTTGTTTGCTTTCACGTATGAAGGGcagcccatccatatttaatcaggtactggctcaagacctctcagccctggagtgccgtagcaccatcttgcaatatgtcgacgaccttttgatttgtagtgcgtccAAAGAACAATGCCAGCACGACTCCctaaaggttctaagaatgttggccgaaaatggccacaaagtaagtaaagaaaagttgcaattttgtagacaaaaagtggaatacctaggtcatgtgttagagggagaaagccgtactatagcgccaaagcatgtagaggccatacgcaaggccccacagccaaccgccgtgcgacagatgttggcgtttctaggaatggcggggttcagttgcccatggatatgtgagtttGCGCTAAGGGTTGaaccattacgggatatgattaaggcagcagaccaatcacagccaaatgccccccacgtctggactcctgaagctctagccgcactcgcagatattaaaatggccttaatgactgctcctgcattggctaacccagacTATAGCAAACCgtttcacctctatgtatccgaaagaaaggggtacgcatcggctgtcctaactcagcagcaacaagggatgggaaaacaggccatcgcctattacagcacggctctcgataacgtggaaaaagggatgccaCCCTGTTATTggtctttggcagcggccgcatttgcatatcagaaagcgtcctcaatcaccatggggcacccagttacattatatacgacccatgcactgcatgcgcttctaacgagtcagacctttgtgataacgaactcccgtcgaacgggatatgactccattctgtcagccccggagctcactatagaacggtgcaccacggtgaatccggccgataaactggtaaccccgatagatggtgtaccccatgagtgcgtagcggaatcagaaatatttttgaaagcgcgttTGGATTTGGAAaactgccctattgataatgctaaacatacgtattttgtggacggttcctgttatcgtactgatacgggcaataaggctgggttggcagtagtagaagcacgacgaaacccAGCGACGTTTGAGGTGGTGATGAGTGTTCCCctcccccaaccctgctcggcccaTATAGCTGAACTATGGGCGTTGACAGCTGCGTGTAATTTGGGCTGTAATGAGAGTTGCACTGTATATACGGACTCGgcctatgctcatggagtctgccatgtgtttggaccaatctgggctcaaaggggattccagTGGGAAGATGGGTCCGCCGTGACCCACGGGGaagcgatttcagatttactatatgctGTGACATTGCCCacaaaattagctgtagtgaaatgcagggcacataggactgatgactcctttatcactaaagggaatgcactggcggatgaggcagctaagaaagctgccgtagggcctgggcagatgatggccctaactTAGCCCGGGGAGAGTCCACTGCAgcatccgcaggtagacaatgtggcccacttagtggagctgcagaacaccgcaggtTTGGCTGAAGTATCGGTCGTGGATAAAACGGTTGGCGAAaaaagaggcgggtactggattatggcgcagcatagaaggattgtgtatagccccagcctgttacctcccgctcttgatcaaagaagcccatggcttggatcacGCCCATAGGACCGAAActatccgaaaaatccgtcaggaatggtggtccccatttctggccagtatggtggactatgcgttgAAAAGATGTGAGGTGTgtattgttgtggataaaaatgacatgaaataaacacgagggagattgagtatgagtaaaaatgtaattttattggtaattcacaggacgggtgggtgcgtagtctggaggagagtaagagggggaggaaaatggggtgcgtcctggggacatggggaaatcagggtgggtgaagtgagcggaccactgagagtcgggcggactggtgggtgagaagagggacggatggtcggggcccggatcggagaagacaacatcatcatcctcggattggaagctggagggggggggttctgggtctgactgtgtagaggcgtcaacacgcacgttcgtggggcaaattctgtaccgaagaagaggggggaaccccggatctccattcttagggggggtgctgcgaagatagttaagtagcatcatgatatcagcagtgagatgcacaagctggtaatgagtgtccagatccaggtccaaaccctgatccaggtccagtaacggagagagaggggactgacgacgggcaccggcacctagacacatagaagcgggattaggcggattggaattatgagcaatttaagagcagtaatagtaaaaaagtcaaaaagaagtgtacgagctgaggagtgctaaaaacacacacactcgtaccgtcaagggcgggcaggtagacacaacatacatacacacacactctcttcctcatacacacacatgaataactttaatagaaacttatagtaatagagaaactctataaaaaacagaattgtaggatatgcaggacagtagaactgtaatgatattaagaagttggaagtacagtaaaccgcttttcaagtagtataaatatatataaactaagaaatatagtgcaaatatgaaaataaattataaacgagaaatacaggaaaaaaaggaaaatataacttactcatgattcagatggtgaagattctcgtctcgcaaggaaagccttaatttttagagaaccatgaagaaagccagttataagggtggctgcccccccctcgagataacgataagaccaaggtccctcccggttgtttagtcgtcttgcttacgtcatttttttaacctagggaattgagaatcctggtttttgacaacctaggtaaatgagaatcctggtttttgacaacctaggtaaatgagaatcctggttttttgacaacctaggtaactagaaactctgggtttttgtttcctgggttgttggaagtgcctgggttctgattttatgtgtaaattaaaacccctggtttcaattctatgggtaagtgaaataggccttttctggaaacctatgggttatctagtgtgtaaatacagtataaatactggagcttaagctcaggatattgggatcacttctgagaattctcattggtgtggatctcgtgtggtggaatggaacaataaagctggacccttgcttcttctcactcacggctggtgtattttttctatctccaactggtctcagaggtagatgtgagtattggcttctaagttgaattttaaatgtttttgggtaataggctaaattcgagccaacatttggcaccccagatgggactgggctaagatctatatgtctggaatctctcccgtgggacttcgctctctaagcaacagacaggccgtataggaaaaggcattgcagacgcctgttatgtcaaagctctgttttagtggtctgttgttacgattgagaagccccggggtgggaagaaagactaagtgggtctccaaaagaacctggagtgagtgagaagaggtaagagaagtgtagattgtagactgtactttttataattgtaataaagaaatggtgtgagtgaaagtcctgcaataccgctggaggaagggaaaaaaggtagaaaaaagagtagagaaatagagaagtactccagggctggatagaaagcaggtggaaaatgaggcctcagaccccagataccggctactagactagactagcagtctagtggcggctgcattggtggggacccctaataccgctggaaaaggattagataaaagatagatagattagattccagggctggatagagaggggaataaatcctgggcccaggtccgggtcgtgcaatacagcatgcccggtgtatgaatggaatatgtactaacaaatgtgtgtgcttataatgtatgtgcttataatatgagtgtggtgtgagagcgtgtaagttttggaaacagggaaaatgtatttattagtgctctgaacatgagctccatacctgaagtattggataagttggataagattcagagaaaagaaaatttttttttttggagaaagttggatttaatttgtatgactatAAGCTCCATGCGTACGGAGCTGGTATGGAAGTGCTTaatactttgaaaacttcatgtagtaacataaataagtgtaataatgtggaatacaatgtgtgtatgtgagcgtgCCTGCGTTGGTGATAGAAaggaggggtgtatgtgtgtgtgttcctgtccgttcttatctgtgcgtctgtgtggaaggacaagggaaaaaaaaaaaaaaaaaaaaaaaaaagggggaaaaggTAAGACAATTCGGTGTGTGTGAGTTCTTCAGAGTGGGCTGGGTAATGCGGAGCATTGTGAGATATCTTGCGGACTTTGAATATTTCGAATCCGGTACATACGTTCGGTGAGTcgctagactgtgtgtgtgttataattaatttgatatccataactgctgtataagtgtaaaaaataaataaataaataaataaataaataaataaaaaaaggaaaaaataatattaatatgtaagtgtatatatatatatataaatatatgcatattttaGAGCATGCACGCCAATGGTACATATTTTAGATATCTGTACGACTGCCCATTGGGTAAATAAGAattactagacctgtaatatataacaacatattcccagattgtgtgatccaggaacaggaaaactgAAGGTGGGAGAAAAGTGTATATTGTCGGGCCATtattgagaaatgagtgagttaGTCCATTTGGACCCTTTATTTTTATGCTATAAATTACGAATGTGATGTCTAGGTAAAAGCCCcaaaaatgagaataataatatattgtttttgcGGAAGCTGCCACAGGGCCTAGACGGGGGAGGTTCCTAACTCAGGACGGAGAAAGTAGGCGGCTGCGGCATCCACAGGGGCACAATGGAGCCCGCATGAAAGAGATACAAAACGATGCAGGAGTAAGTGAAATTTTGTCCTGGTTAAAACGGGGGGCTCAAAAAGACTGTGCGGGGATATGGCGCAGTGTGGAagggttgtgtatagccccagtcaGCCTCCTCCCATGCTTGATCAAAGACGCCCATGGCGTGGATCATGTCAATAAGACTGAAATGATCcggaaaatccgtcaggaatggtggtcccctcaGCTGGCCTCACAAGTGGACCAAATGGTAAATGTATGTGCTGTGTGCATCAACCACAACGTGCGAAAGAACCTCACCACCcccttaggacatattcccccgccgacgggaCCGTTTCGGCATCTAATGATGACTCATATAGACATGGGAGCGGAGTTACAGGTGGATGGGAAACGCTTCCTTCTGGTAATAGTGGACCGCTTCAGCCGGTGGGTGGAGGCGACTGCTACTTCTGGGGAAGATGTGGAGTCCgccgctaaatttttatgttgtgaggtcatacctcgattcggtatccctgattttttgagTTCAGACAATGGCATACACTTCATAAGTAACGTCCTTAAGAATGTTGCATCGGCCTTGAAGattgatcataagctaggatgtgtataTCTTCCTGAGTCCCAAAGCGCGATGGATCCAGGGTACCGCACCCTAactaataaattggcaaaaatatgcgatgaATCACACCTAAACTGGGTCcaagccttaccactggcattgatgaagatACGATCACAAatcaatcgtatgacgcacttgactcctcatgaaatgctcactgggcgcccaatgcctatggcataCACCAAAGGTCCATACACAGAGCCGTCTGAGGCTCAATTGGAgggcgaaatgcaggattatatgCGAATCCTCACTCAAATTCACAGACAGTTATATTCACAGGTTAGAGAAGCAATCCATGGTGGGGACGGGGTACGGGAGGATGTACGTTTAGTGGCACCCGGGGATAAAATACACATTCGTATGTTTAAGAGGAAAAGCCCCCTCGGggcacgtcgggaaggacccttcactgtggtcgctgcaacagcctcggctgtgagagttgaagagagagatcattgGTACCACCTGAACCAGTGCGTCTGGACCGGAGCAGGTACGGGACGGGGAGGACCAACAACCCCGGGCCCTGCCACTACAGGGCAGCCCATGGAGGCGGAGGTGTTAACCGACAGCGACTCGGATACCTCATTTATGGGTCcggcctacggcactcgagcccaggctaAACGACGGGCTGTTGACGGGCTGGATAGACCGGCCCAGTCGGATGCCGGTAGCTCAACAGGCTCttcgttcctctcctctccatacgATGATATTGACCCTGTTACCTCCCCCCGAGCTGAAGCGGGAGACGTAGCTGCCGTCCCGCTGGTAACCCCACCAGAGGCAGAATTGTTATCAACACTCGCCACTCTCTGGCAATCTGATAACCTTGATGACCCCATGCCTATGAGCACTATTGATTTGGGTATACTGCAGGCCCTTGAGGTGCAGTTAAGAATACCTCCCCTCGTCCCCGTGCCCCCTGAGCTCCGGTCTCCGCAGGGATCTTTACACACTCCCCTACCATTGGGTCGAGAGAACACTGGTTCAGTAGAGTAGCTGGGGTGGGGGCGCCTTATACCACAGGGCTAAGAGTTCCTGTTCAGACCAGAGGGTGATGTTCGGAAGAACACAACTTCATTGTATAATTTACTGATCATGATCTAGACTGCGTACAGTCCTATATATAGATTGTGACGGGTCAATAGCTTGCGTGCCTTTAACGGTAATTGGAAGTCGGTATGGTTCCATGTTTGTAAACTGAATGAGAACTttatctaaaccaccgagcgcgcgagagagggagagagcgcgtgcgagagatttctgtttttaccCCTTTTTTCCAATCCTTTATCTTACGCTCTACATTAAGAtcaaagtgtatatatatacgtggatatattcctgtaaaaattaaaatcaatcagcatgtcttGATGTTATCAGTCCGAAGAGAACTTTAGtaatagtttatgtggtgtgcattgtgccacttagtttcttctgcacagacatctttatctttgcctgactaatgataaaattgatcagctgacatgtgaacctgttcgttttgagtgatattaataaaaaaccctgaaaagtaaaaccgacccgaggtaacagtctcaggctgatcacaatgtggtccgtatcaggctaggtcacatcctccctgttgagatagtgttgagcctaaacatttggttttagagagcagtctaccttcatgaactgactcgctaacaagagctggagtaaccataattaatttgtatcggtgattcctatatgggtacgtgtctatacaatatcttaagcagtgtaagtgcgaattcttctggcgtgtggtattcgtgttgtataatgctgaataatttctgcatgttttctctttaaatgctgtgtatatgtccaatgataagtaattagtaagatcagatggcagtagtagtctgcacattttaaattctttataatgtgttgtacgcctgttacagatgtgatatctgaatcagtaacattagaacaaggtgatgatttgattacttacttttgccgacatgttgtgctgatatgagtttgggaggtagtttaattacggtccctttacaatagtgtagtttgaagtgttttttcctgaaccgtagattggtaaatagaatagagtagttatgcaaatatatatatgtgtgggtgtgtatatgtatatacatatgtgctatacggtgtgctatggatatgtcatacaaagtatacgagttacaatatttaaataatacaaagcagtggtcacaaactcgagaacctgtgaagtgaattgaattgataatacgttatatagcagctgagaactgataaaaactgagagctgtgaactggatgcaggtgtgtgtgatctgggatttgcagtccatggcagccagccatgtttgtggaccgcagtgaaggatgggaaatgtggtttgtgatatgagtagatttaacactaccttaatatggtcaaatacagtttaaatgaaatggataaaattatagggcgaattttatgcttcttacaattgtgcattcagccaaggtaacaacttggtggtaaattgaaacaaagctcacagatgataaattttattagactaagttaaatacatattcacattcctcgaaagtgagcaacatttaaatgtcatgtatgaaggatctgagtgatattttgagtacagtattttgatacagttataaattaataagaaacaaaatgcatgtacatgcatgtataccatttagactacagactagtgctgtacacatagaACCAAATTTACTAGGttggtttgaatgaaaattagtgggataaaagtggttagaggactgtaaatgcatatctagatctcaacctcatttactctattttagttctatcttattgggattatcactcgttagcacagatggaatattaatatgttcgggtagtgtgcaccacaaattttcagactaaaggaattttgttttcctttctcaatatcttgctggtaaatgaaaaacaggaagggataagaatgtatctttgtcaattgggtttgtacttttaaaaaaatacacggactagaactattttacagggatAACTATACATGAGAGTAGAAAAACCCCTTTGAGAGAGGTGTTATTCGATTGATTAGAGCAGTGGAGATTACTTtagtaaatttttttaaatgattcgatagaccaacattatttaatctctgcagcaatatttcctgattcactgtgttgagagcctcttctaaatcaacagacagggaagtgcagagggaaccgtgacattgttttaagactttcaaaacaacaggtgtgctgatatgtttgtatgaccttagacttcttgcagactgataacatgtgaacggtttactgaaaaagctttctacaagggacataggcgaggaggccgtgttattggattgtaatgatctaatatagttgggtgtccctgatttaatgtaataaataaataagaaaactgatttccaaatttctagTATAACCCCTTTGTCtaataaaagattaaaatgatacattgaaagagatgaaataatatcaactgctaagtcgtttagaaatacagactccacacaatcagggccttgtgatgtgtttatatcgaacttgagtgatctgtaaacatcacatgcccacttagtctagcattattacagcaagctgtgataacaaaagcgacaagttttgcgatacaaccaacccacccagtaaccattatttatagtatgatgtatatagaatatatatatatatgtatatatatataagatgtcccaattGTAACCTGTAACGGTAATTCCactccacatgatattattattgatcagcgctttttccaaatgactgcatgtgagagctcaaggccgttaTTCCTCTTAACAATTCCTAGATCggtagtacacctggaagcgtctccttcgggggctgtgggctcccctgtggtgtactcctctgtggtcatagactcccttgcacgctcccaaggccgtcaggacatgattggggtcatcctccgccccataaaagcacaacaaatgttcctggacgttatcaagtatggtctgcagtggatcactgattgctcactaaaggacaacatcctgagatccaggtgttctttggacaagcctgacattgaatgaacttatgctttgcacctgaactatggctggcaaaactacaacaaagactgtgtcttacatgtgactgaaaagggggggggtgctgctgggggggtcccggctcaggagaatggggcgcttacagggctgaaaTTTATGTATGGAAAACaatggatttggtggcacaaggattgccaggctggagatgctctcttagtgcggatcattggggaaattgctctctcacacatcgatcttacgtttatcacaccaggtcatttctattttataataataaattgggtaatgttgaataggtaaatattatgtctaagaatattgtaaaGAATATATTGtaagaattgtctgttgtgtgaggctgtgtgaattacctaaagttaaacttaaaacttataagagtaattgaatcatttaacttaattaattaatcatcataagtaaattgaatgtatgtactctgagtgtatgtgagtccctagggaggctggctgggccaagtaccgacggaagggaaaagcgggcgtaaatcggtacgagataggctaagcaggcgggaacaacaggacaaggtaggaggaaaacatttggctgtgaggcatAACTTAGTGGATTTAGGGGGTGTGTACGACCGACTTTAagggctgagaggtgtgagacacgaccagagttatggctgaatgtaagaaaaagatgagcccgatagagagggtgataagcaaacactgtacagatgagaaggacattagacattattgtaaaaaatggagtgagaagactagtggtgagtggaaatgacccgaggaaggtacttttgatgaacagctatgccagataatgaaagagagattagctgtatggaatgaacagaaaaaaggcttgagagtgagggagaaatgtgtgaagacagagaagatagtggactggtttgtggaggcagggaaagaagagaaggagaaggataggcggcagagagaacgagcagaggcggtgatacggaagaaagaagaaagggaagcaagcctaggaaaaaagataaaagaagccattcaggaggaattggccgaggccccgccctcatataatcctcagtaccgccctccagtgagacctgtcggaagtgccccacccgccgggctctacatgatgcaagacctggaagacagagaagatgaatggaaggaaactaAGGTGGACATAAAGGgaacattcaccggataccaaagaatgaggcatcgcatgcgggaggatggagaacgtatcaaaatggaagaaggagctgccggatacgaggatagaaccccggtcgagagcgaaagcccacggctggacctcccacaggtaggcaacaaggagagggacagggaactacaggagtatatgaaaaactggacccgcactccggggtggccggagcacagggagattccccccagcactagcaccccgaggccagggtcacggccgatggtgcacaagcaaaaagacaaggaactagaggaaatacaggagcaggaggggcatgggaccaggggcaatcaagaaagttgtcggagcgagagagggcacgagggtggaaacggagcacgaggggctccacataccaaaggaggaggaaaaagtgagccgagagacaatgtggggcggatggtccgtatagagggggatgtggtgctctccccatatgctgtcgaggaggataaggaattggagggcaggattcgacggctagaggacgggatatcatacggcgtgggtaaaatggatgaattgaaaaatctcgcaggtcaagcgttccaaatggcgactgctgtgaagaataagtatgcgcacaagccgcgtttgggagagtcaaaatcacaaaggtcgagaagagcactgaaccagtcagcaggaaaacatgtgaaaagcctgagtaaggcctcaaaagtcctaatatatcaccagcagaagaagaagcaagtaagttcagacatggaactggacgaccaagtggggactgagagcgaggggactgaaacagacaacgaaggaaaagttgaacaagacgtcaatgaggaggaggacttggacgatttgaagcttagaggagctagaacactacggaacagggaaagcctgaggcccccagtgagattcgaacctggtgtcacagcgtgcttggcgcatgcccgctcccagtcggagcccagccttactcagatgcccctcatggttaaaggaaaagccctacattatgcaccctggagtttcatggacctaacgggcctgatccaacgattacccaacatgtgtgaaggggggcagaaatggattacacagtttgaagaaaaaacatcaggacagcacctggcgataggcgatatcaaagccattctctgccaaacagtgggcaagggacgggctgaagaaattttcgatggggcagaacacagggatttgatagacgaccccaaggctgatgccatcccgtttggcctataccgacaagaaatatgggatgctgtgaggagtatgtatccggctaagatggaccctgggaagcttgaaaatataaaactgaaagac contains these protein-coding regions:
- the LOC124627644 gene encoding uncharacterized protein LOC124627644 yields the protein MFKRKSPLGARREGPFTVVAATASAVRVEERDHWYHLNQCVWTGAGTGRGGPTTPGPATTGQPMEAEVLTDSDSDTSFMGPAYGTRAQAKRRAVDGLDRPAQSDAGSSTGSSFLSSPYDDIDPVTSPRAEAGDVAAVPLVTPPEAELLSTLATLWQSDNLDDPMPMSTIDLGILQALEVQLRIPPLVPVPPELRSPQGSLHTPLPLGRENTGSVE